The DNA segment CGGTTTGTTCTCATTGTTTTCCGGCGAGCTGGACAGGTTCGGGATGCTCTTGGAAGGGGTGGTGGTAGTGTTCGGGGCGGAACCATTCTTACCATCCGGTCCGGTTGTACCGTTCGAAGACTGGGTGTTGCTGCCGTTTTCTGTGTCAAAGTAAAGGGAAAATGGAATGCAAATATGTAAAGTAACGTTTGGcaagatggtggtggtggtagtgtggTAGCTTACCCAAGTCAGCGGCCGATTTGGATCGATTGGCAGCGTTGATGGTTTTCGCAGCAGACGACGTCTTCGGGGCGGAGGATTGTGAATCAACGCCGTTCTTGTTTTCGCTCGCCGAACGCTTCAGAGTGTCGGGTTTGGCTGGTGGTTGGTGTGctccgttttgttttggctgGGACTGCTCCTTCTGCTCCAGTGACGTCTCCAGGGTAGGCTTCTTGGGTGAAGGATCAGCATCGGACAGGGAACAGTCGGAACTGCTTGACGAAGCATTTTCTACCTGCTCAAGGGAGGTGAATTGTAGTATAAGTGTAAACTTCCATGAAGATCTCCCCCCTCATCACACTTACATTGAAGCTTGAATCCTCCTCGTTGGCGTACTTATCCAGCAGCTCCTTGCAGCCCGCATCCTCGAAGGAATATTCATCGCTACAATCCTCTTCCTCACTTTCCGCCTCGCGCTGGTTGAGGTTGCGTTTCTTCGATTCCACGCGCTTCTGTCCAGCGAAAGAAGCCGGCCGATCCTTGCGGAAGATGACTGCGTGCGCAACGTCCGAGTTTGTATCGATCGTGCGGTAAGGGCGCGTGCAGATTACCATCCTCAGCGGCAGAATGATCCGCTGCAGCCAGGTCACCTGTTTGGGGTCCGCTTCCTGCTCGACCTTAGCGATTCGCTGCAGCCGCTGTCCGCGGTACTTGAGCGCGCGCAGCTTCCGCCGCTTGTTCTGCAGAAAGCCCACCATGCTCGAGGGCAGCACGGGACCGCGGCCAATGAAGCGGGCACCGAGCGAAAGCGTACTACGCACCATGCGCAGCACGATCAGTGCCGGAAGGAAGAGTAACCAGGGCAGCGGTCGTATCAGCGGTGGTCCCGAAATGTTACTTCCAATGTCCTCATCCGCTTCCGGAGACGATTTCTT comes from the Anopheles coluzzii chromosome 2, AcolN3, whole genome shotgun sequence genome and includes:
- the LOC120961500 gene encoding nucleolar protein dao-5; amino-acid sequence: MGKTAAISTVDEQEIAEARGTTVPDMLYDVVARVATTSIGQFVYKRVDNLLWTMEKTARWSLPQPSPVGGAKKSSPEADEDIGSNISGPPLIRPLPWLLFLPALIVLRMVRSTLSLGARFIGRGPVLPSSMVGFLQNKRRKLRALKYRGQRLQRIAKVEQEADPKQVTWLQRIILPLRMVICTRPYRTIDTNSDVAHAVIFRKDRPASFAGQKRVESKKRNLNQREAESEEEDCSDEYSFEDAGCKELLDKYANEEDSSFNVENASSSSSDCSLSDADPSPKKPTLETSLEQKEQSQPKQNGAHQPPAKPDTLKRSASENKNGVDSQSSAPKTSSAAKTINAANRSKSAADLENGSNTQSSNGTTGPDGKNGSAPNTTTTPSKSIPNLSSSPENNENKPINQNGPGGPAASLASAASQIKSPSPTVLKSSTAKQSPNMGEVRNNFQQQKQPSQKQLATSGSAANQQPSQQAGQQQQQQQYVSNGAKSRNKKGPTQSIA